Below is a genomic region from Isosphaeraceae bacterium EP7.
GAGATGAGCATGACACGCATCCTGGGCCTCGACTTCGGCACCCGACGGGTGGGCGTCGCCGTCAGCGACCCTCGTCATTTGTTGGCCACTCCGGTCGAGGTCTATCATCGACGCGACCTGACCCAGGATGCCCGCCACTTCCGCCAGATCGTGGCCGACAATGACGTCGATCGTATCGTCGTCGGCCTGCCGCTGCACACCGGCGGAGGCGAAGGAGACCTGGCTAAGGCCGCCCGTGCCTGGGGCACCTGGATCGCCGGGATCACCGGCCTGCCTGTCTCCTATTACGATGAGCGATATACCTCGGTCGAGGCCGAGGAGACGCTGAGGGCGGCCGGATTGAAGGCGAAGAAGCGTCAAGAGTTGCGCGACATGCTGGCGGCCCGGATCTTGCTCCAGAATTACCTCGACGCCGGCTGCCCCTTGGACGAGGCGACCGCCACCTCGTTGATGGATCAGCCCATTCCCGATGAAGGCTGACGAATGGCCCGCTCCACGCTCATCGTCGGTTGCGGCTATCTGGGAATCCGAGTTGGCCGTCGCCTCGCCGAGCTTGGCGAGGTCGCCTACGGCACGACCCGGACGCCCGGCCGTTTCGATGAGCTTCAGGCACTCGGGATCAAGCCGGTCCTGGCCGATGTCCTGGACGAGTCGAGCCTGAAGGGCCTTCCGGCCGTCGATCGAGTGCTGCACTGCGTCGGTTTCGACCGGACCGGCGGTGTGCCGATCGCGGATGTCTATGTCGACGGATTGGCCCGAGTGCTCGAGCACCTGCCCGACTCGGTGAAGACGTTCGTCTACGCCAGCTCGACGGGCGTCTATGGTCGGGATGACGGCGGTTGGGTAGACGAGGCCTATCCGCCTGAACCCCGCGGCGACAGCGGGCGGGCCTGCCTGGCGGCGGAAGGCCTGGTTCG
It encodes:
- the ruvX gene encoding Holliday junction resolvase RuvX, which gives rise to MSMTRILGLDFGTRRVGVAVSDPRHLLATPVEVYHRRDLTQDARHFRQIVADNDVDRIVVGLPLHTGGGEGDLAKAARAWGTWIAGITGLPVSYYDERYTSVEAEETLRAAGLKAKKRQELRDMLAARILLQNYLDAGCPLDEATATSLMDQPIPDEG
- a CDS encoding NAD-dependent epimerase/dehydratase family protein, whose product is MARSTLIVGCGYLGIRVGRRLAELGEVAYGTTRTPGRFDELQALGIKPVLADVLDESSLKGLPAVDRVLHCVGFDRTGGVPIADVYVDGLARVLEHLPDSVKTFVYASSTGVYGRDDGGWVDEAYPPEPRGDSGRACLAAEGLVRGRANLASVILRYSGLYGPGRVVRRASIEKGEPIPGDPEKWLNMIHIEDAASAAIAALDRPEAGNLYVATDDRPVPRREYYELVAQALGVAPPPFAPPKPGSAAAGRDDTNKRASCRKIKETLGLSWTYPDISTGVPAALRATD